Proteins encoded together in one Impatiens glandulifera chromosome 1, dImpGla2.1, whole genome shotgun sequence window:
- the LOC124921414 gene encoding uncharacterized protein LOC124921414, translated as MVATAAQFSGGGRSKKRVLIAIVFFFGLISISFAARPTTGSRQKLEVDKHLKRLNKPPVKTIQSPDGDIIDCVHISHQPAFDHPFLKEHKIQTRPSYQPDKMFEENKVSSKPKERTIPVSQLWHMNGMCPEDTIPIRRTKKDDVMRASSVKRYGKKKRRSFPKPRSADPDLVNESGHQHAIAYVEGDKYYGAKSTMNVWEPKIQQPNEFSLSQIWVLGGSFGEDLNSIEAGWQVSPDLYGDNNTRLFTYWTSDAYQATGCYNLLCSGFIQVNSEIAMGASISPVSSFRSSQYDISILIWKDPKEGHWWMQFGDDYVLGYWPSFLFSYLADSASMIEWGGEVVNSQSNGQHTTTQMGSGYFPEEGFGKASYFRNIQIVDSSNNLKAPNGLETFTEESNCYDVQTGNNGDWGHYFYFGGPGQNPNCQ; from the exons ATGGTTGCTACTGCCGCTCAGTTTAGCGGTGGTGGCCGGAGTAAGAAAAGGGTGTTAATCGCCATTGTTTTTTTCTTTGGGTTGATCTCGATTTCATTCGCTGCTAGACCCACAACTGGCTCAAGACAGAAGCTTGAAGTCGATAAACATCTTAAACGTCTCAATAAACCTCCTGTCAAGACCATTCAG AGTCCCGATGGAGATATTATTGACTGTGTGCACATCTCTCATCAACCAGCATTTGATCATCCCTTCCTTAAAGAACACAAAATCCAG ACAAGGCCAAGCTACCAACCAGATAAGATGTTTGAGGAAAACAAGGTTTCTTCAAAACCCAAAGAAAGAACAATCCCCGTATCTCAACTCTGGCACATGAACGGTATGTGCCCTGAAGACACCATACCAATAAGAAGAACCAAGAAAGATGATGTTATGAGAGCTAGCTCAGTTAAAAGGTatgggaagaagaagagaagaagctTCCCTAAACCAAGGTCTGCAGATCCAGACCTCGTCAATGAAAGTGGTCATCAG CATGCGATTGCATACGTTGAAGGTGACAAGTATTACGGCGCTAAATCGACGATGAACGTGTGGGAGCCTAAAATACAGCAACCTAATGAGTTCAGTTTGTCTCAGATTTGGGTACTTGGTGGTTCTTTTGGTGAAGATCTTAATAGTATTGAAGCTGGTTGGCAG GTCAGCCCAGATCTTTACGGAGATAACAACACTAGATTATTCACTTATTGGACT AGTGATGCATATCAAGCCACGGGTTGCTACAATCTATTATGCTCAGGTTTTATTCAAGTTAACAGTGAGATAGCCATGGGTGCAAGCATCTCTCCGGTTTCATCTTTCAGGAGTTCTCAATACGATATCAGTATTCTTATCTGGAAG GATCCAAAAGAGGGGCATTGGTGGATGCAATTTGGGGACGACTATGTTTTGGGATATTGGCCTTCGTTTCTGTTCTCTTACTTAGCAGACAGCGCTTCCATGATCGAATGGGGAGGTGAAGTGGTGAATTCTCAATCCAACGGGCAACATACTACGACTCAAATGGGGAGCGGTTATTTCCCTGAGGAAGGATTTGGAAAGGCAAGCTACTTTAGAAATATTCAAATTGTGGATAGTTCGAACAACCTCAAGGCTCCAAATGGACTTGAAACATTCACGGAGGAATCCAACTGTTATGATGTCCAAACCGGAAATAATGGGGATTGGGGTCATTACTTTTACTTCGGAGGACCCGGACAAAACCCTAATTGCCAATAA
- the LOC124921417 gene encoding ruBisCO large subunit-binding protein subunit beta, chloroplastic-like produces the protein MASAFAAMSSVGSLAVNSAPVAERKVTSSSSKLSSFASISSNSFGRNQKIVLQRARSPRINAMAKDLYFNKDGSAIKKLQNGVNKLADLVGVTLGPKGRNVVLESKYGSPKIVNDGVTVAKEVELEDPVENIGAKLVRQAAAKTNDLAGDGTTTSVVLAQGLIAEGVKVVAAGANPVLITRGIEKTAKALVAELKKMSKEVEDSELADVAAVSAGNNYEVGNMIAEAMSKVGRKGVVTLEEGKSAENSLYVVEGMQFDRGYISPYFVTDSEKMTVEYENCKLLLVDKKVTNARDLVNVLEDAIRGGYPILIIAEDIEQEALATLVVNRLRGALKIAALKAPGFGERKSQYLDDIAILTGGTVIREEVGLSLDKADKDVLGHAAKVVLTKDTTTIVGDGSTQEVVNKRVAQIRNLIVAAEQEYEKEKLNERIAKLSGGVAVIQVGAQTETELKEKKLRVEDALNATKAAVEEGIVVGGGCTLLRLSSKVDAIRETLDNDEEKVGADIVKRALSYPLKLIAKNAGVNGSVVSEKVLASDDYRYGYNAATGKYEDLMSAGIIDPTKVVRCCLEHAASVAKTFLMSDCVVVEIKEPEAAPAGGNPMDNSGYGY, from the exons ATGGCTTCAGCTTTTGCTGCCATGTCTTCAGTCGGTTCCTTGGCTGTAAACAGTGCTCCAGTAGCAGAAAGGAAGGTTACAAGTTCATCAAGCAAGCTTTCTTCTTTTGCATCAATATCTTCAAACTCATTTGGTAGGAATCAAAAAATTGTTCTCCAAAGAGCTCGTTCCCCAAGAATAAATGCAATGGCAAaggatttatattttaataaggaTGGGTCTGCTATTAAGAAGCTTCAA AATGGTGTCAATAAGCTTGCGGATCTTGTTGGTGTTACCCTTGGTCCTAAAGGTCGAAATGTTGTTCTTGAGAGCAAGTATGGTTCTCCAAAAATTGTTAATGATGGAGTCACCGTGGCTAAAGAG GTTGAGTTGGAAGATCCAGTAGAGAACATTGGTGCTAAATTGGTTCGACAAGCAGCTGCTAAGACAAACGATTTGGCTGGTGATGGTACAACAACTTCTGTTGTTCTTGCTCAAGGTCTTATTGCAGAAGGAGTCAAG GTGGTAGCGGCTGGTGCAAACCCAGTTTTAATCACCAGAGGTATTGAAAAGACCGCGAAAGCCTTGGTTGCTGAGCTCAAGAAAATGTCGAAGGAG GTGGAAGACAGTGAGTTAGCAGATGTAGCTGCAGTTAGTGCTGGTAACAATTATGAAGTTGGAAATATGATTGCGGAGGCAATGAGTAAGGTAGGAAGGAAGGGTGTGGTTACCCTTGAAGAAGGAAAGAGTGCTGAGAACAGCCTTTACGTCGTGGAGGGAATGCAATTTGATCGCGGTTACATCTCTCCTTACTTTGTAACTGACAGTGAAAAGATGACTGTTGAATATGAAAATTGCAAGCTTCTACTAGTTGACAAGAAAGTGACAAATGCAAGAGATCTTGTTAATGTCTTGGAAGATGCTATTAGAGGTGGATACCCTATCCTGATAATAGCTGAAGATATTGAACAAGAAGCTTTGGCAACTCTAGTAGTGAACAGGCTTAGAGGGGCATTGAAGATCGCGGCACTAAAAGCACCTGGATTTGGAGAAAGGAAGAGCCAGTACCTTGATGATATCGCTATCCTGACAGGAG GAACGGTTATTAGAGAGGAGGTGGGATTAAGTTTGGACAAAGCTGACAAAGACGTTTTGGGTCATGCTGCAAAGGTAGTGCTTACTAAGGACACTACAACAATAGTTGGTGATGGAAGTACGCAAGAAGTTGTAAACAAACGGGTGGCCCAAATTAGAAACCTGATAGTG GCTGCTGAGCAAGAGTATGAAAAGGAGAAACTAAACGAAAGGATCGCGAAACTGTCTGGAGGTGTTGCTGTAATCCAG GTGGGAGCTCAAACAGAGACGGAACTTAAAGAAAAGAAGCTGAGAGTAGAAGACGCCCTTAATGCAACAAAG GCTGCTGTTGAAGAAGGTATTGTTGTGGGTGGTGGGTGCACTCTTCTTAGGCTTTCATCCAAAGTTGATGCAATTAGGGAAACCCTTGATAACGATGAAGAAAAG GTTGGAGCAGATATAGTGAAAAGAGCTTTGAGCTATCCATTGAAGTTAATTGCGAAGAATGCTGGTGTTAATGGGAGCGTAGTAAGCGAGAAG GTGCTTGCTAGTGACGACTATAGATATGGATATAATGCTGCAACTGGAAAATATGAAGATCTAATGTCGGCTGGAATAATTGACCCAACCAAG GTGGTACGATGTTGCCTGGAGCATGCTGCTTCAGTAGCGAAGACATTCTTGATGTCAGATTGTGTAGTTGTTGAAATCAAGGAACCGGAGGCTGCCCCTGCTGGAGGAAACCCCATGGACAATTCAG GATATGGGTACTAA